A portion of the Streptomyces erythrochromogenes genome contains these proteins:
- a CDS encoding peptidoglycan recognition protein family protein — protein sequence MTLPAPHQASAPEPAPEAAPASARYTRRSVLTGAFALATAAALPVAAAGRAYAAAGPNIIGCAAWGARPASEPVVVLANRPERIVVHHTATANVTDYSKQRAFALAKAIQTYHMDAQGWIDTGQHFTISRGAFVMEGRHHSLAELNTGRRQVRAAHCVGQNTVSIGIENEGTYTSQTPPAAQFAALADLCAHICSQYGLPASEIYGHRDFNATSCPGDRLYALLPTLRRDVATRLGTPLSEPEEDPVWDLVRQATGRPAATFGEYLPAGLLS from the coding sequence ATGACCCTCCCCGCACCGCACCAGGCATCAGCACCGGAACCGGCACCGGAAGCGGCACCCGCCTCGGCCCGGTACACCCGCCGCTCGGTCCTCACGGGCGCCTTCGCCCTGGCCACCGCGGCGGCACTGCCCGTCGCCGCGGCCGGGCGCGCGTACGCGGCCGCCGGGCCGAACATCATCGGCTGCGCCGCCTGGGGCGCGCGGCCCGCGTCCGAGCCCGTCGTCGTCCTCGCCAACCGCCCCGAGCGGATCGTCGTCCACCACACGGCGACGGCGAACGTGACGGACTACTCGAAGCAGCGCGCCTTCGCCCTGGCCAAGGCCATCCAGACGTACCACATGGACGCGCAGGGCTGGATCGACACCGGGCAGCACTTCACCATCAGCCGTGGCGCCTTCGTGATGGAGGGCCGCCACCACAGCCTCGCGGAGCTGAACACCGGCAGGCGCCAGGTGCGCGCGGCGCACTGCGTCGGGCAGAACACGGTGTCGATCGGCATCGAGAACGAGGGCACCTACACCTCGCAGACCCCGCCCGCGGCGCAGTTCGCGGCGCTGGCCGACCTGTGCGCCCACATCTGCAGCCAGTACGGCCTGCCCGCGTCGGAGATCTACGGCCACCGCGACTTCAACGCCACGTCCTGCCCCGGCGACCGCCTGTACGCCCTGCTGCCGACCCTCCGCAGGGACGTCGCCACCCGCCTCGGCACGCCCTTGTCGGAACCGGAGGAGGATCCGGTGTGGGACCTGGTCCGCCAGGCCACCGGACGGCCGGCCGCCACGTTCGGGGAGTACCTGCCTGCGGGACTGCTGTCCTGA
- a CDS encoding LuxR C-terminal-related transcriptional regulator, translating into MLRVRGARSGSAPLTGESALTGSERRVPAPAADRRTNAEISDADLLHLARRTLETHLTSTYRKLGIQRRADLAGVMTATASSHRGPDRYGTP; encoded by the coding sequence GTGCTGCGCGTCCGCGGCGCCCGCAGCGGCTCCGCCCCGCTCACCGGCGAGTCCGCCCTGACCGGCAGCGAACGCCGTGTCCCCGCACCGGCCGCGGACCGCCGGACCAACGCCGAGATCTCGGACGCGGACCTCCTGCACCTGGCAAGACGCACCCTGGAGACCCATCTGACCAGCACCTACCGCAAGCTCGGCATACAGCGCCGCGCGGATCTGGCCGGTGTGATGACCGCCACCGCCTCATCGCATCGGGGGCCAGACCGGTACGGCACGCCCTGA
- a CDS encoding STAS domain-containing protein, translating into MNPLAARGPHSVTLAARADCSVITLTGDLDLDRVEPLRTALREACTAPGAPARVVVDLSRLDFCDSVGLNALLHARSLCESNGRTLTLADPGPQFHRLLCITGADRVFDLTVSGAPDGPPGTGP; encoded by the coding sequence ATGAACCCCCTGGCCGCCCGCGGTCCGCACAGTGTCACGCTCGCCGCCCGGGCCGACTGCAGTGTCATCACCCTCACCGGTGACCTGGACCTCGACCGTGTCGAGCCCTTGCGCACGGCACTTCGCGAGGCCTGTACCGCTCCCGGTGCCCCGGCACGGGTGGTCGTCGACCTCTCGCGGCTCGACTTCTGCGACTCCGTCGGGCTCAACGCCCTGCTCCACGCGCGCTCGCTGTGCGAGTCGAACGGGCGGACGCTCACGCTCGCCGATCCCGGCCCGCAGTTCCACCGCCTGCTGTGCATCACGGGCGCCGACCGGGTGTTCGACCTCACCGTCTCGGGGGCGCCCGACGGACCTCCCGGCACGGGGCCGTGA
- a CDS encoding helix-turn-helix transcriptional regulator, with product MTNLFFESGDLGATEAFLSAAYTPMQIGGRPADTRARISRTAVGGLSVDRLSFGYTMGYDAGCLGKVCLVTMHSGTIVDTTGGREEVFGPGETFLLAPPDRPYEGQVREARYTITMFDPRLLGRVASAPAGRDVRITGPRAVGPAENRRLGAAVAYLRDHVLDDSGASADPDGLLVSTAAQHLAATVLCTLPNTAREDAPAPRDTRDAHSDTLRRAVAFIEANAHRDITLADIAASIPVTPRAVQYAFTRHAGTTPLGHLRRVRLARAHADLRSADPSGHATVAGIAGRWGFAHQGRFAAAYRQEYGVAPSVTLRSG from the coding sequence ATGACGAACCTCTTCTTCGAGAGCGGGGACCTGGGGGCCACGGAGGCGTTCCTGTCCGCCGCCTACACCCCCATGCAGATCGGCGGCCGCCCCGCGGACACCCGGGCGCGGATCTCCCGTACCGCGGTCGGCGGGCTGAGCGTGGACCGCCTGTCGTTCGGCTACACGATGGGCTACGACGCGGGCTGCCTGGGCAAGGTGTGCCTGGTGACGATGCACAGCGGAACCATCGTGGACACCACAGGCGGCCGCGAGGAGGTCTTCGGCCCCGGCGAGACCTTCCTCCTCGCCCCTCCCGACCGGCCCTACGAGGGGCAGGTGCGCGAAGCCCGGTACACGATCACGATGTTCGACCCCCGCCTGCTGGGCCGGGTGGCCTCCGCCCCCGCCGGCAGGGACGTACGGATCACCGGCCCCCGGGCCGTCGGCCCGGCCGAGAACCGGCGGCTCGGCGCGGCCGTCGCCTACCTCCGCGACCATGTCCTCGACGACAGCGGGGCATCCGCAGACCCCGACGGGCTGCTGGTCTCGACGGCCGCCCAGCACCTGGCGGCCACGGTGCTGTGCACGCTGCCGAACACCGCCCGGGAAGACGCGCCCGCCCCGCGCGACACGCGCGACGCACACAGCGACACCCTGCGCCGCGCCGTCGCGTTCATCGAGGCCAACGCCCACCGCGACATCACGCTCGCCGACATCGCCGCCTCGATCCCGGTCACCCCGCGCGCGGTGCAGTACGCCTTCACCCGCCACGCCGGCACGACGCCGCTCGGCCACCTCCGCCGGGTCCGGCTGGCCCGTGCCCATGCCGACCTCCGGTCCGCCGATCCGTCGGGCCATGCCACCGTCGCCGGCATCGCCGGGCGCTGGGGCTTCGCGCACCAGGGCCGCTTCGCCGCCGCCTACCGGCAGGAGTACGGCGTGGCGCCCTCCGTCACGCTCAGATCGGGCTGA
- a CDS encoding cytochrome P450 family protein: protein MSERPVLLPYADPAFLADPFPLYRELREEGPVRRVVAAGGLDVWLVTRYEDGLAALSDSRLSSDVRDASDPRLLAQLPGTERESMLSNMLRSDPPDHTRLRRLVSKAFTARRVAEMRPRIQAVTDRLLDAIAPAGRADLVADFALPLPVTVIGELLGVPADDRLDFQRWTDRMIMRGAQPPDPAVVDEAWQHMRAYVTGLIRDKRADPGDDLLSALITARDEERRLSEDELIAMVFLLLAAGYITTVNLISGGIAMLLTHPGQLDLLRSEPELLGSAIEEFLRYDGPVSPGIARFAREDVEIAGTAIPRGATVLIASAIADRDPARFPDPDRLDITRQDNAHLAFGHGVHYCLGAPLARLEGHIAIGTALRRLPGLALAVEPDGIRWRQGGLRGPLSLPVTFDAGA, encoded by the coding sequence ATGAGTGAGCGGCCGGTCCTTCTTCCCTACGCCGACCCGGCATTCCTCGCGGACCCGTTCCCGCTGTACCGGGAACTGCGCGAGGAGGGCCCCGTACGCCGCGTCGTGGCCGCGGGCGGCCTGGACGTCTGGCTCGTCACCCGCTACGAGGACGGGCTCGCGGCCCTGTCCGACTCCCGCCTCAGCAGCGACGTACGCGACGCCTCGGACCCCCGGCTCCTGGCCCAGCTGCCCGGAACGGAGCGCGAGTCGATGCTCAGCAACATGCTCCGCAGCGACCCGCCCGACCACACCCGCCTGCGCCGCCTGGTCTCCAAGGCGTTCACCGCCCGCAGGGTCGCGGAGATGCGGCCCCGGATCCAGGCCGTCACCGACCGCCTCCTGGACGCGATCGCCCCGGCCGGCCGCGCCGACCTCGTCGCGGACTTCGCGCTGCCGCTGCCCGTCACCGTCATCGGCGAACTGCTCGGAGTACCGGCGGACGACCGCCTCGACTTCCAGCGCTGGACCGACCGCATGATCATGCGGGGTGCGCAGCCGCCGGACCCCGCCGTCGTGGACGAGGCGTGGCAGCACATGCGCGCCTACGTGACCGGCCTCATCCGGGACAAGCGGGCAGACCCCGGGGACGACCTGCTCAGCGCCCTGATCACCGCCCGGGACGAGGAACGGCGCCTGAGCGAGGACGAGCTCATCGCCATGGTCTTCCTGCTGCTCGCCGCCGGCTACATCACCACGGTCAACCTGATCAGCGGCGGCATCGCCATGCTCCTCACCCACCCCGGCCAGCTCGACCTCCTGCGCTCCGAACCCGAGCTCCTGGGAAGCGCGATCGAGGAGTTCCTCCGCTACGACGGCCCGGTCAGCCCCGGCATCGCCCGCTTCGCCCGCGAGGACGTCGAGATCGCGGGTACGGCCATCCCGCGCGGAGCGACCGTCCTGATCGCGTCGGCCATCGCCGACCGCGACCCGGCACGGTTCCCCGACCCCGACCGCCTCGACATCACCCGGCAGGACAACGCCCACCTCGCCTTCGGCCACGGCGTCCACTACTGCCTGGGCGCGCCGCTGGCCCGGCTGGAGGGGCACATCGCGATCGGCACCGCGCTGCGCCGGCTGCCCGGGCTCGCCCTGGCCGTGGAGCCGGACGGCATCCGCTGGCGCCAGGGCGGACTGCGCGGCCCCCTCAGCCTCCCGGTGACCTTCGACGCCGGTGCGTAG
- a CDS encoding NUDIX hydrolase family protein encodes MTETTPGWLTSDELDAARAQMPILYVEAVPVRVDETGEVTSIGLLLRIGADGTISRTLVSGRVMHHERIRDALLRHLEKDLGPVALPLVPASLQPFTVAEYFPTVGITPFHDPRQHAVSLAYVVPVTGDCRPRQDALDLVWFSPQEAASPAVQGEMPGGHAVLLKQALAHVGRTY; translated from the coding sequence ATGACCGAAACTACGCCAGGCTGGCTGACCAGTGACGAGCTGGACGCGGCCAGGGCCCAGATGCCGATCCTGTACGTCGAGGCCGTTCCCGTGCGCGTCGACGAAACCGGCGAAGTCACCAGCATCGGGCTGCTCCTGCGGATCGGCGCGGACGGAACGATCAGCCGGACGCTGGTGTCCGGCCGTGTCATGCACCACGAGCGGATCCGTGACGCGCTGCTGCGCCATCTGGAGAAGGACCTGGGCCCGGTGGCCCTGCCCCTGGTGCCGGCCTCCCTCCAGCCCTTCACGGTGGCCGAATACTTCCCCACGGTCGGGATCACTCCGTTCCACGACCCCCGCCAGCACGCGGTGTCCCTCGCCTACGTCGTACCGGTGACGGGTGACTGCCGTCCCCGGCAGGACGCCCTGGACCTGGTGTGGTTCAGCCCGCAGGAAGCGGCCTCGCCGGCCGTGCAGGGCGAGATGCCGGGCGGCCACGCGGTGCTGCTGAAGCAGGCCCTGGCGCACGTGGGACGCACGTACTGA
- a CDS encoding TetR/AcrR family transcriptional regulator: MPHASATRQSIIDAVLRIIGQDGIAAVTNRRIAKEAEVSLGSVTYHFATQHELLRESLLHFVAEETRHFTALADECSDEHFDIGQAAEVVAQVAGGNAFDSRHIAPFELYVQAGRDERLRAAAAECFAAYDLLATRILTQLGVPDPERLAGVAVALVFGQQLRRLATGAPAEDLVDTLLILTRFTPAQTP, encoded by the coding sequence ATGCCCCACGCATCCGCCACCCGCCAGAGCATCATCGACGCCGTGCTGCGGATCATCGGGCAGGACGGCATCGCGGCCGTCACCAACCGGCGGATCGCCAAAGAGGCCGAGGTCTCCCTCGGCTCCGTCACCTACCACTTCGCCACCCAGCACGAGCTGCTGCGCGAGAGCCTGCTGCACTTCGTGGCCGAGGAGACCCGGCACTTCACGGCACTGGCCGACGAGTGCTCCGACGAGCACTTCGACATCGGCCAGGCCGCCGAGGTGGTGGCGCAGGTCGCGGGCGGCAACGCCTTCGACAGCCGGCACATAGCGCCCTTCGAGCTCTACGTGCAGGCCGGCCGCGACGAACGGCTACGGGCCGCCGCAGCCGAGTGCTTCGCCGCCTACGACCTGCTGGCCACCCGTATCCTGACCCAATTGGGCGTCCCGGACCCCGAACGGCTGGCCGGCGTGGCCGTCGCCCTGGTCTTCGGGCAACAGCTCCGCCGCCTGGCCACCGGCGCACCCGCCGAGGACCTCGTGGACACCCTGCTGATCCTCACGCGGTTCACCCCGGCGCAGACGCCGTAG
- a CDS encoding SDR family NAD(P)-dependent oxidoreductase — protein sequence MEMSGSNVLLTGATGGIGCTLAARLTAQGSRLTVTGRQEAALKTAADACGARAVVADLAVRSDVVRLAETCADTDVLVANAALPASGDLLDYTEEQLDRALDVNLRAPVLLSRLLAEHMVARGRGHIVLVGSISGKAATKSTSLYNATKFGLRGFALALRQELRGTGVGVSLVQPGFVRDAGMFAATGASTPNGIRTVTPGQVADGVVRAVRRDLCEVNVAPLELRLLSAIAGQFPGFAERIQARADVDGSVRQIVDSQRSRR from the coding sequence GTGGAGATGTCCGGATCGAACGTTCTGCTCACCGGGGCCACCGGAGGCATCGGCTGCACCCTTGCCGCGCGGCTGACCGCGCAGGGGTCCCGCCTCACCGTCACCGGCCGGCAGGAGGCCGCCCTGAAGACCGCCGCGGACGCCTGCGGGGCCCGGGCCGTGGTCGCCGATCTGGCCGTCCGGTCCGACGTCGTGCGTCTCGCCGAGACCTGCGCGGATACGGACGTCCTCGTCGCGAACGCCGCACTGCCCGCCAGCGGCGACCTCCTGGACTACACGGAGGAGCAGCTCGACCGCGCCCTCGACGTCAACCTGCGGGCGCCCGTCCTGTTGTCCCGGCTGCTCGCGGAACACATGGTGGCCCGCGGCCGCGGCCACATCGTGCTGGTCGGTTCCATCTCCGGCAAGGCGGCCACCAAATCGACCTCCCTGTACAACGCGACGAAGTTCGGGCTGCGCGGGTTCGCCCTGGCCCTGCGCCAGGAACTCCGGGGCACGGGCGTGGGGGTGTCCCTGGTCCAGCCCGGCTTCGTCCGTGACGCCGGGATGTTCGCGGCCACCGGTGCCTCCACACCGAACGGCATCAGGACCGTCACGCCCGGCCAGGTCGCCGACGGCGTCGTACGGGCCGTCCGCCGCGACCTGTGCGAGGTCAACGTCGCCCCGCTGGAGCTGCGGCTGCTCAGCGCCATAGCCGGGCAGTTCCCCGGCTTCGCCGAGCGGATCCAGGCCCGGGCGGACGTCGACGGCTCGGTGCGGCAGATCGTCGACTCCCAGCGCTCACGCCGCTAG
- a CDS encoding CehA/McbA family metallohydrolase: MPSEHLPSDGPEAGPQVERRSLLRLGALLAAGGTAALVPAPVAHAATRGQGSDTVTTTYKGRSPYGNDQWAYVAFDVPAGVQRISVTAAHDASAGILDLGIFGPTGFRGWSGGARTGFTLAASDATPGYVPGPVDPGRWSVILGPMVGSPGGMDWQVDVTLHQGAPLPRVPYDILPAAVAGRGPGWYRGDLHLHSRHSDGQRTVDEIVAAARQEGLHFIATSDHNTSSTGVTWSGNVPTDLLVINAEEVTTRHGHWLAVGLPQGEWVDWRYGPADQGVFEGHARRVHSLGGLTIAAHPLTPAPGSFWEFGLDRVDALEVWNGPWTLDDAANIAAWHVMLCLGKRVAAVGNSDAHSPADAVGRPHNVVRAAALSTPAVLDALRMGRSYAVESAAVTLDFTARAGAAVAGPGEELPLSFFDAVDVTLNVTGAPDSIATLYTEWGIMAATCIDGSGRGQLRWRGWGKASMFARAEVRRPEPASTTLDQLVAITNPVWFYSARLPPYDVERRVLFHTERRPDGSWSGMRPLPGAVGAASFAGVQSALAGMADGSVVVLGVAPDNGLWLTTARGSATLQPWQRVAGPDGSTGFTVREADVAAFPDGTCQIVATAMDGTAYHQLRRADGGLTGFRAMPGSPATSRWGATKVAITAMPDGSAQVLGYGTDGAMYHCVRGRTGTWTPWGRPAGYGGAPTFAGPALAITGMPDGSSQVLAIGIDGIVYHQLRRPDGSWTGFRAPRGVTTATMGASAIGITGTPDGSAQVVAVGLDGRIWHNARMPDGSWTPFGQIPGPNGRDPFPAGQVRITALRDGTTHVTAISAG; encoded by the coding sequence GTGCCGAGTGAACACCTTCCGAGCGACGGGCCCGAGGCCGGCCCGCAGGTCGAACGCAGGTCCCTGCTCCGATTAGGAGCCCTGCTGGCCGCGGGCGGGACCGCCGCGCTGGTACCCGCACCGGTCGCGCACGCCGCGACGCGGGGCCAGGGCTCCGACACGGTGACCACCACCTACAAGGGCCGCTCGCCCTACGGCAACGACCAATGGGCGTACGTCGCCTTCGACGTCCCCGCCGGAGTGCAGCGGATCTCCGTCACCGCCGCCCACGACGCCTCCGCCGGCATCCTGGACCTGGGGATCTTCGGCCCGACCGGGTTCCGCGGCTGGTCCGGCGGCGCACGGACCGGCTTCACCCTCGCCGCGTCGGACGCGACCCCCGGCTACGTGCCCGGTCCCGTCGATCCCGGCCGCTGGTCCGTCATCCTGGGGCCCATGGTCGGCAGCCCCGGCGGCATGGACTGGCAGGTCGACGTCACCCTCCACCAGGGAGCCCCGCTGCCCCGGGTGCCGTACGACATCCTGCCCGCCGCGGTCGCCGGACGCGGCCCCGGCTGGTACCGGGGCGATCTGCACCTGCACAGCCGGCACTCCGACGGGCAGCGCACGGTGGACGAGATCGTCGCGGCGGCCCGCCAGGAGGGGCTGCACTTCATCGCCACCTCCGACCACAACACCAGCTCCACCGGGGTGACGTGGAGCGGGAACGTCCCGACCGACCTGCTGGTGATCAACGCCGAGGAGGTCACCACCCGGCACGGCCACTGGCTGGCCGTCGGCCTGCCCCAGGGGGAATGGGTGGACTGGCGCTACGGCCCCGCGGACCAGGGGGTGTTCGAGGGCCACGCCCGTCGCGTGCACAGCCTCGGCGGGCTGACGATCGCCGCCCATCCGCTCACTCCGGCGCCGGGATCCTTCTGGGAGTTCGGCCTCGACCGCGTGGACGCGCTGGAGGTGTGGAACGGCCCGTGGACCCTGGACGACGCGGCCAACATCGCCGCCTGGCACGTCATGCTCTGCCTCGGCAAGCGGGTCGCGGCCGTCGGCAACAGCGACGCCCACAGCCCCGCGGACGCCGTCGGCCGGCCGCACAACGTGGTGCGTGCCGCCGCCCTGTCGACCCCCGCCGTACTGGACGCGCTGCGCATGGGACGCTCGTACGCCGTCGAATCCGCGGCCGTGACCCTGGACTTCACGGCCCGCGCCGGCGCGGCTGTCGCCGGGCCCGGTGAGGAACTGCCCCTTTCGTTCTTCGACGCCGTCGACGTGACCCTGAACGTGACGGGCGCCCCGGACAGCATCGCCACCCTGTACACCGAGTGGGGCATCATGGCCGCGACCTGCATCGACGGCAGTGGCCGGGGGCAGCTGAGGTGGCGCGGCTGGGGCAAGGCGTCGATGTTCGCCCGGGCGGAGGTGCGCCGTCCCGAGCCCGCCTCCACCACGCTGGACCAACTGGTCGCCATCACCAACCCGGTGTGGTTCTACTCCGCCCGACTGCCCCCGTACGACGTGGAGCGGCGCGTGCTGTTCCACACCGAGCGCCGTCCCGACGGGTCGTGGAGCGGCATGCGTCCGCTGCCGGGTGCCGTCGGCGCCGCCTCGTTCGCCGGGGTGCAGAGCGCCCTGGCGGGGATGGCGGACGGCTCGGTGGTGGTGCTGGGCGTCGCGCCCGACAACGGCCTGTGGCTGACGACCGCACGGGGTTCGGCCACGCTCCAGCCCTGGCAGCGCGTCGCGGGGCCTGACGGCTCGACCGGGTTCACGGTGCGGGAGGCGGACGTCGCGGCCTTCCCCGACGGCACCTGCCAGATCGTGGCGACGGCCATGGACGGCACCGCGTACCACCAGCTGCGGCGCGCCGACGGCGGCCTGACGGGGTTCAGGGCGATGCCGGGCTCCCCCGCGACGAGCCGCTGGGGTGCGACGAAGGTGGCGATCACCGCCATGCCCGACGGGTCCGCCCAAGTGCTCGGTTACGGCACGGACGGCGCCATGTACCACTGCGTCCGCGGGCGTACGGGTACGTGGACGCCCTGGGGCAGGCCGGCCGGCTACGGCGGTGCCCCGACCTTCGCCGGCCCCGCCCTGGCGATCACCGGGATGCCCGACGGGTCCTCGCAGGTCCTGGCGATCGGGATCGACGGGATCGTGTACCACCAACTGCGGCGGCCGGACGGCTCCTGGACCGGATTCCGGGCCCCGCGGGGCGTCACCACCGCCACCATGGGAGCCAGCGCCATCGGCATCACGGGAACGCCCGACGGCTCGGCCCAGGTCGTGGCGGTCGGGCTCGACGGACGGATCTGGCACAACGCCAGGATGCCGGACGGCTCCTGGACCCCGTTCGGCCAGATCCCCGGCCCGAACGGGAGGGACCCCTTCCCCGCGGGCCAGGTCCGTATCACCGCCCTGCGCGACGGCACCACGCACGTGACGGCCATCAGCGCGGGCTAG
- a CDS encoding MBL fold metallo-hydrolase: MTALGDLIEIDDRTVLVLGRELDLAHDQPDVGNALVHRAGDTLVLVDTGVTTAFRAALRTAADRVGPWSRALVLTTHGHPDHVGNNDVADELGVPAEHYVPARDLDQMRDPESYWVRSFERIAWAAPLPAPALAARVVSLFTPMRPFAATTRTYEERPLEMIRIGSRRFTGWTFADGAVRVLRSQGHCAGHVIVHLGDCGVLHLSDEGNGACGAMYDADQLKIQTVLGAVAGLFEEGEAATLTDGHTFALRRGAEAVSHLDGLLEQATALQGAALGLTGEGGRIVPSAFTSRYAQAVAELGVGGANPNPMFTAMMALNELGELGLRPEPAAVADADAPWSRPALRDPDPPR; encoded by the coding sequence ATGACCGCGCTCGGTGACCTGATCGAGATCGACGACAGGACCGTGCTGGTCCTCGGCCGGGAACTGGACCTCGCGCACGATCAACCGGACGTCGGCAACGCCCTGGTGCACCGGGCCGGCGACACGCTGGTGCTCGTCGACACCGGCGTCACGACGGCCTTCCGCGCGGCACTGCGGACGGCGGCCGACCGCGTCGGGCCCTGGTCCCGGGCGCTGGTCCTGACCACGCACGGCCACCCCGACCACGTCGGCAACAACGACGTGGCCGACGAACTGGGCGTACCCGCCGAGCACTACGTCCCCGCCCGCGACCTCGACCAGATGCGGGACCCGGAGTCCTACTGGGTGCGGTCCTTCGAGCGCATCGCCTGGGCGGCGCCGCTTCCGGCGCCCGCACTGGCCGCCCGGGTCGTGTCGCTCTTCACGCCGATGCGGCCCTTCGCCGCGACGACCCGGACCTACGAGGAACGGCCGCTGGAGATGATCCGGATCGGCTCGCGCCGGTTCACCGGCTGGACCTTCGCCGACGGCGCGGTCCGGGTGCTGCGCAGCCAGGGCCACTGCGCCGGGCACGTGATCGTGCACCTGGGGGACTGCGGCGTCCTCCACCTGTCCGATGAGGGCAACGGCGCCTGCGGTGCGATGTACGACGCCGACCAGCTCAAGATCCAGACCGTGCTCGGCGCCGTCGCCGGCCTCTTCGAGGAGGGGGAGGCCGCTACCCTCACCGACGGGCACACCTTCGCCCTGCGCCGCGGCGCCGAGGCGGTGTCCCATCTGGACGGACTGCTGGAACAGGCCACGGCCCTGCAGGGGGCGGCGCTCGGGCTGACCGGCGAGGGCGGGCGGATCGTCCCGAGCGCGTTCACCTCCCGCTACGCGCAGGCCGTCGCCGAGCTCGGGGTGGGCGGCGCCAACCCCAACCCGATGTTCACCGCCATGATGGCGCTCAACGAGCTCGGCGAACTGGGCCTGCGCCCGGAACCGGCCGCGGTCGCCGACGCCGACGCCCCCTGGTCCCGCCCCGCACTCCGCGACCCCGACCCGCCCCGGTAA
- a CDS encoding alanine--tRNA ligase-related protein, producing MNTEQLLSTFVEYFEERGHRRIVGSTLLPPPGDPVLFTTSGMHPLTPYLEGRPHPLGSRLVNVQRCLRTTDLEEVGDATHLTVFEMLGTWSLGDYEGPLSLDWGHGLLTEGLGVDPGLLYATVHAGDDRTDQDTASLRLWQDKGVPVELTVEDNWWSNGPVGPCGPDSEIFLWSGEGPPRSTPTRDDRWVEVWNHVTMSHRRLDDGSLVPLPRRNVDTGLGLERLASLLQGKPSVFECDVFDPWRRLVPPLWHLDETSLRIVCDHLRSAVVVLGDGVRPANTGRGYVLRRLVRRVLTLLWRDDPSRGVGDLREELVRHTLDHFRQDVPPGDVLRHLIEEEQRFRRQLERGRRVLARPRFRGLLTEEDLHYLHDTHGLPRDLVTTLRQE from the coding sequence ATGAACACCGAACAACTGCTCAGCACGTTCGTCGAGTACTTCGAGGAGCGCGGACACCGCCGGATCGTCGGCTCGACGCTCCTGCCGCCACCCGGCGACCCCGTGCTGTTCACCACCTCGGGCATGCACCCGCTCACCCCGTACCTGGAGGGCCGCCCCCATCCGCTGGGCAGCCGACTGGTCAACGTACAGCGCTGCCTGCGCACCACGGACCTGGAGGAGGTCGGCGACGCCACGCACCTGACGGTCTTCGAGATGCTCGGCACCTGGTCGCTGGGGGACTACGAAGGACCGCTCAGCCTCGACTGGGGACACGGGCTGCTCACCGAGGGACTGGGCGTGGACCCCGGCCTGCTGTACGCCACCGTCCACGCCGGCGACGACCGGACCGACCAGGACACCGCCTCCCTCCGGCTGTGGCAGGACAAGGGCGTACCCGTCGAACTCACCGTCGAGGACAACTGGTGGTCCAACGGCCCCGTCGGCCCCTGCGGCCCCGACTCGGAGATCTTCCTGTGGAGCGGCGAAGGCCCGCCCCGGTCGACCCCCACCCGCGACGACCGCTGGGTGGAGGTGTGGAACCACGTGACGATGAGCCACCGCCGCCTCGACGACGGCTCCCTCGTTCCCCTTCCCCGGCGCAACGTCGACACCGGACTCGGCCTGGAGCGGCTGGCCTCACTGCTCCAGGGCAAGCCGTCCGTGTTCGAGTGCGACGTCTTCGATCCCTGGCGGCGCCTCGTACCACCCCTGTGGCACCTGGACGAGACCTCGCTGCGCATCGTCTGCGACCACCTGCGCTCGGCCGTCGTGGTGCTCGGCGACGGGGTGCGCCCGGCCAACACCGGGCGGGGCTACGTGCTGCGACGCCTCGTGCGACGGGTGCTCACCCTGCTGTGGCGGGACGATCCCTCCCGTGGCGTCGGGGACCTCCGGGAGGAACTGGTCCGGCACACCCTGGACCACTTCCGGCAGGACGTGCCGCCGGGCGATGTGCTCCGCCACCTGATCGAGGAGGAACAGCGGTTCCGCCGCCAACTGGAGCGCGGCCGGCGGGTGCTCGCCCGCCCCCGGTTCCGGGGTCTGCTGACCGAGGAGGACCTCCACTACCTCCACGACACCCACGGTCTGCCGCGCGACCTGGTCACGACCCTGCGCCAGGAGTAG